Below is a genomic region from Dehalococcoides mccartyi.
TAATGTCCGCCCCCATGAAAAATTTGAACGCAAAGATGACGACCTGACAGTAAATGTGCCGGTAAACCTGACTACCGCCATGTTGGGCGGGGAGATATTTGTCCCCTCTCTCAAGGGTAAACTGGCACTGAAAATACCGGCTGAAACTCAAAACGGACGCACTTTCCGCCTGAAAGGACAGGGTATCCCCCATTTGGGAAAGGATGGAAGCGGAGATTTGCTGGCGAAAGTCAGCATCGTACTGCCGGAAAAACTTACCGATACGGAAAGAAACCTGTTTGAAAAACTGCGCCAGCTTCGGCCGGACAGTTAAAGGGAGACAATCATGGAAAATACTAATCAACCGCGTTATGTAATCTCGGTAGCCGCTGAAATACTGGGCATGCAAACCTACACCCTGCGCTATTACGAACGGGTAGGTATTATCAAGCCATTCCGTTCGCAGGGCAGAATAAGATTATACTCGGAACAGGATATTGAACGGTTAAAACTGGCCAAGACCCTGCTGGATGAGCTGGGTATAAATATGGCCGGGGTTGAAGTTATTTTAAATATGCGTAATCGTATTCAGGAGCTTATGTCAGAAAACGAAGCCCTAAGGGAAGAAATACAGCTACTCAGAGAGGGGGAGTAAACCCGTGAGACAGGAGAAATTTACCGAACAAGCCCAGGAAGCCCTCAGCGCTTCACAGTTGCTGGTGCAGGAATATCAGCACAGCCAATGGGATGTGGAACATGTGCTGCTGGCACTTATCCGTCAGGAAAAAGGACTGGTGGGTGAAATAATAAAAGAACTTAAAGTAAACTCAGAGGAGATAACCAAACAGCTGGCAGAAGCTTTAAAACGTTCGCCCAAAGCGGTAGGCGGCAACGTTCAGATATACCCCACCCCCCGCATTATCAGCCTGCTGCAAACCGCCAATAACGAAGCAGACCGCCTGCGGGACGAATTTATAGGGACAGAACACTTGCTGGTAGCTATAGCAGGAGATACCCAGGGAGAATCCGCCCGAATTTTGAAACAGTTTGGTATTGACCAGGAAAAAGTATATTCC
It encodes:
- a CDS encoding MerR family transcriptional regulator, whose amino-acid sequence is MENTNQPRYVISVAAEILGMQTYTLRYYERVGIIKPFRSQGRIRLYSEQDIERLKLAKTLLDELGINMAGVEVILNMRNRIQELMSENEALREEIQLLREGE